CTGGAGAGGGTTGCTAGGCTCAATACTGGCTCTGGGGGCCGTGGGTTAGTTACGAAACAACTCCGGTCTAATGGAGCTAAGCTCTTCAggggtgttgtaacacccctaacccatatccgtcgctagAATAGGATTACGTGGCATTACTGGacaatataacatttatcaaacattcaatatcgcatatcattcattcacatataCAAAGTCCTTTAAATAGGTCTACGAAACCTTAAAACAAGCTaatagtggttcgggactaaaccaatcacatataaaatttttgaacacttacaaaaaatttcatgaaatcaaaggtcacatgcttgtgtgaataggccatgtgcctcacacgaccaccagacacgcccgttgtgttggccatgtgaaaatagggtatacatactgacttgtaccacacgaccgaagacacgtctgtgtgtctagcccatgcaccctttgaaatggccacacactcccgtgtgctaTGCCATGTGCCTTTTAGGGGGTATgctgacttatgtcacacggtcagtcacacgcccatgtgtgagtccatgtgacacacacggctagtagacacgcttatgtgtctaggctgtgtcaaacctgtagggtatactgtctTAATTCGTAgtgctaccccaggggacacacggtcatgtaatatgaccgtgtgtcgcacatggctgagacacacgtctctgcctctgcccgtatggacaaaaataggctatttgaaaagccaatttgccaccctttccacGAACACACATAGTAATCAAAATAGCATCATTTCAATACATCtttaagcaaccaaaaacataccaattcatactAATATCATGAAATCTAttcacaaccatttcaactatttaattccatattcaaaacatacaaaACCATTATACCAAAATCATCACAATTTACTATTCCTAAAACATTAATAATTAACAAAATCAACATCCATTTAactatatccacaagtatgataaacataccaaaacaagccaacatgTAAGGCATTATATGCATcccatatatcacttatcaaacacataacttaagccaacttaaatggctaaaagcataccaacatttacatcattaacaagccGAATCACATGACTAACATCATAGCTCAGAATACATCAAAAtgtcactagcctatacatgccataactataTATACAAGCTTTAAAAGTACCAacaaatgatcgatagtgtgatgatggtcctgacgatccctgagtccaagctagctttgactatttataaaacatagacaaataacacacagtaagcttcatagcttagtaagttcgctgTTAAgcaattctattcatcaaataaatataattcaaCCATATACAGAGTACCAAAACAACATCTCATTAACACAAACCGTCCTATCATGTCTTAAAACATGATTCATTAacatctcattgaactttctcaatgtagtaCTCAAAtaggttccgtacatacctgtaccacctcGTACTAACCTTTTTCTCAAACAAGTCATTTCTTTACCCATAGGACCATTGAGAATAAAAATTGGATACTCAAGGATCACAactgataagtacctataccatggcccatagcccaaccaaggtaacttatctcggagtacctataccatggcccgtagccaaatcaaggtaactcctctcaaaatacctatatcatgacccatagccaaatcaaggtattatttgCACCCGAAGTGCCGATATCTTGGCCTGAATCCAATGCATTAACTTAATGACATTACAATATCATCATCACTATACTTAAAGTTTAACCAAGAAGTTTGGCTTGTCGATTCATCGTTGAACACTTACGTATAGTCGTGTTCACAATCCAAATATTATCAGACGTCTCATAAACACGTTTTATGCAATATGAAagcatataacattcatttataatgaaattaacacttacaaacttacctcgtattcgaaaTTGACGAATCAGATCGATTACTTAATAactttcgattttccccgatcttattctgaattctttctttcttgatctgtatgtattcaaaattaaaccatttaatcaccaaatcaataaatttcatccacaaacacatattttagCCAATTTACAGtttagccctaaactttcacatttcttacaatttagtccttatttcaaaaatacacaaaattcacacaattaaatCCAATTACATCCTACCTGAATTTCATAGGGACCCCtgacagcccaaaactttcatttatttcacatttcaacccttcaatttgtaaatttcacaattaaatccttatttgacattttttgtcaaaaatcactttacaaaacatgtatatcaaacaccaaactttcatatttcatcatcaacattcaaaaacatccaactatcatcaatttcattttacaaaatcaccaagaaactcaaaaattaaggcacgagctggctagtactcaaagcaacaatcaaaaaaacgtaaaaatcatcaaaaatcgagcaaagaacataccttaatcaagatcaaTGTGTGCCGAAAATGTGAGCCCTAATAGCTTTCTTCTTTCTATATTTTTGGTtcaaagaaaaaaagatgaacatgttttcatcttttgttttatttattttcattgttttatttaattacaaaattaaccttaattaaaagccatcaaatttcatgttattaagcccatttatgtcaaattccactatcaatggtctaattacaacattcggacctttcatttaataatccatagcaattaaacacttttaacttatagcatgcaacttttgcgtttcacgcgattaagtcctttttctcaaattgagctattaaacagtaaaattagctcacgaaattttcacacatatatattcacatgctgtaaacaccaaaaataataattttatgacctcaaatttgtggttccaaaaccactattctgatttagctaaaaccgggctgttacaagtgTCACTGGGTCTCCCCTAATGTGGCCAAATACTAGATTGAGGCCATGGAGAGGATGATGGATGATCTAGATTGCACCCCCAAGTAGAAATTAAAGGGTGCAGTCTGGGagatgaggcttaccagtggtggctgactgttaaggagggcactcaaccTGAACGtctgacctgggagttctttaagaCTGCCTTTCAGGGGAAATATGTGggggcaagctatgtggatgcccgtaggaGGGAGTTCCTAGACCTTACTTAGGGAGATTGatctgtggccgagtatgaggccgaatttCTAGGACTGAGCTGCTATGTGCAAGGTATGGTGGCGACTGAGTATGAGCGATGTGTCCGCTTTGAAGTTAGCCTCGGGGATAATTTGAGAGTCCTGATAGCTCagcagagggagcgtggtttttcTTTACTGGTTGAGAAGGCGAAAATCACTGAGGAGGTTAAGCACGCTGAGCGCCAAAACCATGACAAAGAGAAGGATAAGAAGAAGAGGGATTCAGAGTCCTCGAGTACTatgcagaggcctaagaaaaaggccagatctgatgggcTACTTAGAGCTGGGCCCCCTATTACTGCTACTAGACTACAACCATGTGTTAACTGTGGTAGACGCCATCTGGGCGAATGTTGAAGGAGGATTGAGGCGTGTTTGAGGTGTGGATCATTGGATCACCGTATTAGGGAGTGTCTGTTGAAGGCCGATAAGATGCAAGCTCAGAGTACAGGTACTGCATAGCCACAAAAGGTAGCATAGCAGCCACAGAGGGGCTGTGGTCAGGCTAGGGATGGTAATAGTATGGGCCGTGGACAGAGAGCGTCGGGCAGAGATACTGGATAAACTGAGGTGAGACATCCTGATATGGTTTATACTGCTCGTCACTGAGAGGACAGAGATGCTCCTGACGTCATCAATGGTACGTTCTTTATTTTTGATGTACCATATCTTGCTCTAATAGACATAGGATCTACCTATTCTTATATTACCTACTCTGTTTTTGAAAATCTAGGGTTATCGGTTGAGAGTACTAGCAGCGAGGTTACTGTACTAAGTCCGTTGGGGCAGTTTATAAGGGTTAGTAAGTTATTCAGAAATGTACCATTAGAGGTTCAAAGGGCAATCTTTTTTGCCGACTTAATGGAGCTTCCATTTAGGGAGTTCGATTTGGTTCTGGGGATGGACTGTTTGGTCAAGCATTGTGTGACCTTAGATTATGCGACCAAGAGGGTCGTTTTGAGAACTGAGGATGATGATGAGGTAATCATAGTTAGAGAACATTGGAACTACTTGGCTAACGTGATCTTTGTACTGGTAGCTGAGAAACTAGTTCGTAAGggatgtgaggcgtacttggcttaCGTGAGTGTTTCCATTTCTGTGGACTCTATTGTAAAGGATATCCTCACTGTAAGGGATTTTTTGAACATTTTTCTTGAGTAGCTACCGGCTTTACCTCTGAATCgggaagtggagtttgggattgagcttttcCCTAGTACAGCTCCAGTGTCTATCGCTCCCTATCAAATGGCACTGAAAGAGCATATGGAGCTTAAGGCTTAGATTTAGGAGttgttggatcgtgggttcattcGCCTTAGTGGGTCTCCGTGGAGAGCATTGGtactgtttgttaagaagaatgatagatccatgaggatgtgtattggctatcggcaactgaataagctgaccattaagaacaagtatccgttaccgatGATCAATGACCTATTTGACCAATTttgaggagcttcggtattctctcAAATTGATCTCCGGTTTGGGTACCattagttgagagttaaggaggctGACATATATAAGAcagcgtttaggactcgttatggtcactacaagttcttagtgatgccatttggactggcTAATGTACTGAcagctttcatggatttgataaaCTAAGCATTTTTGCCCTATTTGGACCAGTTTTTAATGGTGTTCATCGATGAAATATTGGTTTATTTAAGGACTGAGGATGAACATGACAAGCACCTTAGAATTGTTCTTCAGACTTTGAGGGAAAAATAGCCTATATTAAGTTTAGcaagtgcgagttctggttacATGAAGTAacatttctaggtcatgtggtgtTTGTTGAGGGAATTCAAgttgatcctcaaaaaattgaGGCTGCATTGGATTGGAAGTAGCCTAAGAATGTGTCTGAGATTTGCAAATTTTTGGAGCTGGTAGGTTATTACCGAAGGTTTGTGGAAAGGTTCTCACAGATTGCAGCACACTTAACTAAGCTTCTATGTAAGCGTGTACCATTCATCTGGTCTGATGCGCAGCAAGAGtctaacaccccgtacctgagaccgtcgccggagtcggacacgaggggttaacggacttaatccatttacttacacagtccactttttaaaaatttccaggcagttggctaactgcgtcactgtcaccttaaaaatcatatcttgagtttcacaactcgaaaatcggtttcgtgatttttccctaaaactagactcatatatacatctacaaattttttttctagaattttcggtcaggccaattagtacagtttattagctaaattctcccctgttacagggtttgactacactgccCTTCCTGCAAtgtgacttagataactccttgtacagggattcaatgcttatgccgcttgcttctaaggaaactagactcaaaaaggattctgtacatatatggcatgacttctaattatctctggttaatttataatgaatttccaaagtcggaacagggaatccagaaaccgttctggccctgtctcacgaaaacttaaatatctcttaatatactgttcatatgatcgtttcgttactttcatatgaaaatagattcttcaaggttcggttacataatttattcgctatttaattccattcctactatttttagatatttttcacatccacatcactgctgctgccagcatctattttttaaggtaaactttacctatttcatgatcctccatggatcaactagagtttgtcatacatataccaaaggtgatcatgaataatcattcccatgactaaccgttaccaacatttccatacctctcgacggacgacatacaaaacgattataatgctatgatcaagtatacttaagccattttcgcatggctatccaaatttacacaaaaccgaaaggtacatgacctacaacaaaagggtagtcccatacattaaccaaaatatcctctcactactagtctattctatacatgccataagatattccaaaacgtagcgcgtaccaaacggtggatagtgatagtgtgactagtcacgacgatccccgagcactgtagcttccaaatgagatctataaaacagaggaaacaaagtaaacggagtaagcattacaatgcttagtaagttttaagcaagtgtcaacagataacaatcaaattataacatagttgttcgtatttttatttcactcttccttcgggcataccatccctttaccgaatatgcacatctcatcatatgtgataggcagataaattctcacttgatggtgacctcttatgatcataggtacattacatatttttaccgacttcccacattgaccaaatgcacaataatcatagaacggtcttattgctttactcacatgtgcatcacataacgaccttgtgatttagtctaaatcaaactttaaatataatctcaaaatacatacctgaccaacttaacgcattgagcgtatttattactaattgtcactgtgaagtcgcataatcttacgctttacttgaatcttcagcaaaacctttagttcggggcttactcAGACAAAATCtttacacgtagtcatcgggtcattagagctcggatatagtacgagcacgaagcctacggtcattaaacggtgataatattctcgcataaagcctgcggggttttaaccggatatagtactaacacaaatgcccttcgggacttatcacatttatacacttccacatccatcacgttggccactctacctatcacatatatacactttcacattcatcacattggccattcggccttatcacatatatacaccttcacattcatcacatcgaccattaggccttatcacatatatacacactttcacattcatcacatcggccattaggccttatcacatatatacacactttcacattcatcacatctaccattaggccttatcacaaatatacacactttcacattcatcacatcgccattaggccttatcacatatatatatctcatacatatttcatatttttcttgtacatcaatttcagcaatagcttataagcaactcaaatagtttcatcaaagtttacaacaaaatcacatattcactacaagcggTTTTCTGAGCaaatcactaaattgtttataatcggagctacaaaactcaaaatcaattgccgttaattttcccgaatgtagactcatgtatctttcatccataaaattttagaattttaggtgtggccaatcaataccagatttttcttaaagtttccctgtttctttgttcgactaatcgaccactcctcactactgaatcgatttctcattgtacgaattcaaaatgtgttatattcaatttcatttgaaactagactcatttttggagtctaagcatataaattttaccttataaccatttttgtgcaaactataacgattttctaaaaacaaaataggggatttcggagtcattctgacaccgtctcacacaactttgaaaatctcattatcggcaacccctttacttacacgatttcttttatacgaaactagacgcgtcaagctttaattacataattcatattcatcccattttaaaacttaaacttacaaaggaatcaaactcaattacttaagaacttacctcagaAGTTGTCGAACAATTAtagatcgactattcggttaggtagctttctctcttatccgaattagactccctcagctcttgagcttgaataaacaaatttaatctattacaaaccaattatacaaactcatggccgaatacaaCAAGAGGActaactagattctactagccactcattgctctattattaaccttacttaattataaacacattcggcaactacctcaacctcatttaatacaattaacaccgaatttctcatgtaaaaagtaccattgccgaatatcatttagttcaccttaatccatctcatgatcgaatgcctttaagcttaatatcatggtatcgtaactcaacatttatcaatatgtcaTTAACAAAATACGCTCATATCAAATTTACTCCCAAttacatctcaaaattcaacaagcttttaactcattaataattaaattccatttcaaagtatcaaaacattatcaaatgtatactcatcctaaatgaccgaatgcacattaactaagcacttaacaattttctttagcCATTGAACTCATTCGGCAATGATAAGGATAAATCTAACAAACCTTAAGTTTAACTTATAAttgtacatatctcattcaaaacacccacaccaatttattatccaatcaaccatatccgaaaacctatcatacaattaaaaccctTGTTCAAATTTTTATTCACTATAATACCATGGCCGAATCCCTCAATTAGCTAACATAGCCTCTTGTTTTCAATCTAAACACGTACATACAACCTAAATCCctcttttaacacataattcactatcttggaactcatttcttaactaatttaacttagtccaaagccgaatgctatttgagcattaagctcatgttcttttcattattaagcaagtattataactcaactaacttcATTAGCTGACtactcaagctcatttgagccacatatagtaatttagtttgtttatactcaattagaaacatttctcctcacaaattatcaaaacatacacaatgtaacccattgagctcatGATCGAATGCTTCATGCATCCCAAACACAAAATCACATGCATGGGTCATTTTAGGAGctttaaaaccaatttaaatttctcaaaatctaaagaaaaacatatgaaatcataccttaattcccaatACAAGGTggcgaatgccttaggtgttcttccttccattttctttttcctttccttatggtTTGGCAAGATGAAAAAAGATGATGggactttgtttttatcaccaccactactataaatttattattatacataattcccaccaattaaaaatggagacaagagaacacattgttacatgcatgtgttggccagccatttacattcaaaaatggtctaattgacatgcaaaaccactctttccaacaatgtttcatataagtccattttaataaattcacataaaaaaatgatcaaattaatgcatgaaactttcacacatgcatttactcacatcataaacacatagtataacttttaattatttataagactcggtttcgtggtcccgaaaccacttttcgactagggtcaaatttagggctgtcacaaagagagcttcgagaagctcaagactgTACTGATTGAGGCTCTTATTTTGATACAGCCTGAACCTGGAAAGGAGTTCacagtttatagtgatgcatcacatgtcggaGTGGGATATGTGTTGATGCAGGATGGTAAAGTAGTAGTGTATGTGTCTCAtcagcttaagacgcatgaggtgaactacccgacgcacgatttggaattggccaccGTAGTTTTTGCTCTAGAAATCTAGAgccactatctgtatggtgagaatg
This is a stretch of genomic DNA from Gossypium arboreum isolate Shixiya-1 chromosome 11, ASM2569848v2, whole genome shotgun sequence. It encodes these proteins:
- the LOC108471540 gene encoding uncharacterized protein LOC108471540, translating into MVATEYERCVRFEVSLGDNLRVLIAQQRERGFSLLVEKAKITEEVKHAERQNHDKEKDKKKRDSESSSTMQRPKKKARSDGLLRAGPPITATRLQPCVNCGLSVESTSSEVTVLSPLGQFIRVSKLFRNVPLEVQRAIFFADLMELPFREFDLVLGMDCLVKHCVTLDYATKRVVLRTEDDDEVIIVREHWNYLANVIFVLVAEKLVRKGCEAYLAYLPALPLNREVEFGIELFPSTAPVSIAPYQMALKEHMELKA